A region from the Rosa rugosa chromosome 6, drRosRugo1.1, whole genome shotgun sequence genome encodes:
- the LOC133715755 gene encoding spermine synthase, which produces MGEDAGRGLECQKTMDGKVSNRNGSEKAIPSCCLKARASDPEADAISHSTVVSGWFSESQSRTDKASRKTYFNNPMWPGEAHSLKVENILFKDKSEFQEVLVFESSTYGKVLVLDGIIQLSEKDECAYQEMITHLPLCSIPSPKNVLVVGGGDGGVLREISRHPSVEHIDICEIDKMVIDVSKKFFPELAVGFEDPRVHLHVGDATEFLRHAPEGKYDAIIVDSSDPVGPAQELVEKPFFETIARALRPGGVLCNMAESMWLHTHLIEDMISVCHLTFKGSVNYAWASVPTYPSGVIGFLLCSTEGPPVDFKNPVNSIEKLEGAVKHRRELRFYNSEMHSAAFALPAFLRKEVSALCDSSTPARQSGLS; this is translated from the exons ATGGGGGAAGACGCAGGAAGAGGTTTGGAATGCCAGAAGACTATGGATGGGAAGGTGAGTAACAGAAACGGTTCAGAGAAGGCCATTCCTTCTTGTTGCTTGAAGGCTAGGGCTTCAGATCCTGAGGCCGATGCAATAAGCCATTCTACTGTTGTTTCTGGGTGGTTTTCAGAATCCCAGTCTCGCACAG ATAAGGCTAGTAGAAAGACTTACTTCAACAACCCGATGTGGCCTG GTGAAGCTCACTCACTGAAAGTAGAAAACATTCTATTCAAGGATAAATCAGAGTTCCaagaggttttggtttttgag TCTTCAACATATGGAAAAGTGCTTGTTCTTGATGGCATCATTCAGCTGAGTGAGAAGGACGAATGTGCATACCAGGAGATGATAACTCATCTACCTCTTTGTTCGATTCCCTCCCCAAAAAAT GTTCTGGTTGtcggtggtggtgatggtggagTTCTTAGGGAGATATCGCGCCATCCTTCTGTTGAGCATATTGATATATGTGAGATAGATAAGATGGTTATAGAT gTGTCTAAGAAGTTTTTTCCAGAGTTAGCTGTTGGATTTGAGGACCCTCGTGTCCATCTGCATGTTGGTGATG CTACTGAATTCTTGAGGCATGCACCTGAAGGGAAGTATGATGCTATAATTGTTGATTCATCAGATCCTGTAG GGCCTGCTCAAGAGCTTGTAGAGAAGCCATTTTTTGAGACAATCGCTAGAGCATTAAGGCCTGGCGGTGTTCTCTGTAACATGGCAGAGAGTATGTGGCTCCATACACATCTTATTGAAGATATGATCTCTGTTTGCCATCTAACATTCAAGGGGTCAGTCAACTATGCATGGGCGAGTGTTCCTACATATCCAAG TGGTGTTATAGGTTTTCTGCTATGCTCAACAGAAGGGCCTCCTGTTGATTTTAAAAATCCAGTCAACTCCATTGAGAAGTTGGAAGGAGCTGTCAAACACAGAAGAGAACTTCGGTTCTATAACTCTGAG ATGCACTCAGCTGCCTTTGCCTTGCCTGCTTTTTTGAGGAAGGAGGTGAGCGCACTCTGTGATTCTTCAACTCCAGCAAGACAAAGCGGCTTGTCCTAG